One Balaenoptera musculus isolate JJ_BM4_2016_0621 chromosome 13, mBalMus1.pri.v3, whole genome shotgun sequence genomic region harbors:
- the LOC118905755 gene encoding SNRPN upstream reading frame protein-like yields MWQALNTFKGRCVFEIPRRPEADFHWKMLGCDPGQSGQRRDGAGQDRLHLRWTTEQHVPEVEVQVKRRRTASLNNQECHLYPRRSQQQQQVPVVDFQAELRQAFLAEIPRGG; encoded by the exons ATGTGGCAAGCATTAAACACATTTAAAGGGAGATGTGTCTTCGAGATACCTAGGAGACCAGAAGCTGATTTCCATTGGAAGATGCTGGGTTGTGATCCAGGGCAG AGCGGCCAGAGGCGCGATGGAGCGGGCCAGGACCGTTTACACCTGAGATGGACCACAGAACAGCACGTGCCAGAGGTAGAAGTCCAAGTCAAACGGAGAAGAACAGCCTCACTGAACAACCAGGAGTGTCACCTGTACCCACGGCGatctcagcagcagcagcaagtaCCTGTGGTGGATTTCCAGGCGGAACTGAGACAGGCATTCTTAGCTGAGATACCAAGAGGTGGTTAA